A stretch of DNA from Micromonospora peucetia:
GCCTCGGTGTGGTATTCGTTGGCCGCGGCCTGGAGGTTCTTGAGCTGGCTGGCCGAGTGCAGGTCACCGAAGGCGATCCGCAGGGCGATCGGGTTGCGGATGGTGTCCCGCCCCGGCTCCTCCGCCAGCCAGCGGGAAAATGTCCGTTTTCCCGATGCGGTGATCGCGTACGGCTGGCTGGAGCGCGGGCCGGGCTTGCCCATCCGGACGAAGCCGCGCTCGGCCAGCACCGGCAGCTCGCGGTAGACCTGACTGCGGGTCATCGACCAGTACGGCGCCAGTCGGCGCTCGGCGGCGGCCATCAACTGGCCACCTGTCATGGGGCCCTCGTGGAGCAGCCCGAGCAGGGCCGCCGCCGTTGGGTTGACTCCGGATTCCGCCATGCCCCTCACGCTGCCACTTTGCCGACGCGGCGTCTAGGATTTGGCGTTTTCACCACCCGGTCGGCTTCCTATGTGCACTGTCGGCGCGAGACAGTCCGTCGGGGAGACGGGGGACAGCCCGCGGAGAGGTCACCGTCGGCTACCCAGCTCCCACAGTGAGGAAGGGCCCCTGCCTATCCGAAAACGATAGGCAGGGGCCCTTCCTCACGCCTCAGCTCATGTGGGGGTAGGTGTGGTCGGTCGGCGGGACGAAGGTCTCCTTGATCGTCCGGGGGGACATCCACCGGACGAGGTTGTGCCAGGAGCCGGCCTTGTCGTTGGTGCCGCTGGCCCGGGCGCCCCCGAAGGGCTGCTGCCCGACCACCGCGCCGGTCGGCTTGTCGTTGATGTAGAAGTTGCCGGCGGCGTACCGCATCTTCTCGGCCACCGCCTCGACCACCCGGCGGTCCGTCGCGAAGATCGCCCCGGTCAGGGCATACGGCGCGATCGACTCGGCCTGGCCGACCACGTCGTCGAAACGGCCGTCGTCGAAGACGTGCACGCCGAGGATCGGCCCGAAGTACTCGGTGGTGAATGTCTCGTGCGCCGCGTCGGTGCACTCGAAGAGGGTTGGCCGGACGAACCAGCCGACGGAGTCGTCGGCGGTGCCGCCGGCGAGGACCCGGCAGGCGTCGTCGCCGGAGATCAGCTCCAGCGCGGCCGTGTGCCGGTCGAACGCCCTGGCGTCGATCACCGCGCCGCCGAAGTTGCCGAAGTCGGTGACGTCGCCGTAGGTGAGGGACTCCGCGGTGGCGGCCAGCCGGTCGCGCAACCCACCCTCCCACAGCGAGCGCGGGACGTACGCCCGGGACGCCGCCGAGCACTTCTGGCCCTGGTATTCGTAGGCGCCGCGGATCAGGGCGGTGTGCAGGGCGTCGACGTCGGCGCTGGAGTGCGCGACGACGAAGTCCTTGCCGCCGGTCTCGCCGACCAGCCGGGGGTAGCCCCGATAGCGGGAGATGTTGTCGCCGACGGTCCGCCACAGCTGCTGGAAGACCTTGGTGGAGCCGGTGAAGTGGATGCCTGCCAGGTCCGCGTCGGCGAGCACGACGTCGGAGACCTCCTCGCCGCGCCCGGTGACCATGTTGATCACGCCAGGGGGCAGGCCGGCCGCCTCGAACAGCCGCATGGTGAAGTGCGCGGCGAACTGCTGGGTCGGCCCCGGCTTCCAGACCACCGTGTTGCCGAGCAGGGCCGGCGCCGAGGGCAGGTTGCCGGCGATGGCCGTGAAGTTGAACGGGGTGACCGCGTAGACGAAGCCCTCCAGCGGGCGGTGGTCGAAGCGGTTCCACACCCCCGGCGACGACATCGGCTGCGCCTCCAGCAGCTCCCGCGCGAAGTGCACGTTGAACCGGAGAAAGTCGATGAACTCGCAGGCCGCGTCGATCTCGGCCTGGATCGCCGTCTTCGACTGGCCGAGCATCGTGGCCGCGTTCAGGGTGTCCCGCCAGGGGCCGGCGAGCAGCTCGGCGGCGCGCAGGAAGATCGCGGCGCGCTCCTCGAACGGCAGGGCCCGCCACATCGGGGCCGCGTCCTTGGCGGCCTTCACCGCGGCGCGGGCGTCGTCGTGGGTGGCGTGTGCGGTGACCCCGAGCACGTGCGCGTGCTTGTGCGGCTGCACCACGTCGATCGACTCGCCGCCGGCCATCCGCTGCTCACCGGCGATGGTCATCGGCAGGTCGATCCGCTCGGCGGCCAGCTCGGTCAGCCGCCGCTGGAGCCGTTCCCGGTCGGCACTGCCCGGCTCGTAGTTGCGCACCGGCTCGTTGTGCGGCTCGGGTACGGAGAACACGGCGTCCATCAGGGCTCCTGGCGATCTCGACAGCGGTGGCGAAACCGGCCCCGCGGGCATCGGCCGGACGACCGGTGCCGGGCGCCACGCCGGGTTGACCGGTCGCGGCAGCGGGACCTGCCCCGATTCTTCCACGCCCCACCCCCACCCCCGCTCGCCCACGCATGCCCCTGTCCCCGCTCCTCCCCGCCCCGGTTCGGCGATCAAGAGACGTGCGGCCGGACGTGGCGGGGCTCGTCGACGCAAGGCTCTTGATCGGCAGCCGGAGGGGCGGGCGACGGGGGGTGAGGGTGGTGGACGCGTACGCTGGGTGGCCGGTGAACTGCCGGCCCACCGGGGCCGGGGCGTCGGAGGGAAGACGTTGACATCCTCCCCGTCCTAAAGGACGGGGATTCCCGTGGTTGCCCTCGGGTGTTCCTGCTTCACCGACGGCCGCCCCGAACGGAGGTT
This window harbors:
- a CDS encoding PadR family transcriptional regulator, whose product is MAESGVNPTAAALLGLLHEGPMTGGQLMAAAERRLAPYWSMTRSQVYRELPVLAERGFVRMGKPGPRSSQPYAITASGKRTFSRWLAEEPGRDTIRNPIALRIAFGDLHSASQLKNLQAAANEYHTEALAKVREQVKNAKKEGDTYDASALEFAVAYHKAALSWLKSAPVG
- the pruA gene encoding L-glutamate gamma-semialdehyde dehydrogenase translates to MDAVFSVPEPHNEPVRNYEPGSADRERLQRRLTELAAERIDLPMTIAGEQRMAGGESIDVVQPHKHAHVLGVTAHATHDDARAAVKAAKDAAPMWRALPFEERAAIFLRAAELLAGPWRDTLNAATMLGQSKTAIQAEIDAACEFIDFLRFNVHFARELLEAQPMSSPGVWNRFDHRPLEGFVYAVTPFNFTAIAGNLPSAPALLGNTVVWKPGPTQQFAAHFTMRLFEAAGLPPGVINMVTGRGEEVSDVVLADADLAGIHFTGSTKVFQQLWRTVGDNISRYRGYPRLVGETGGKDFVVAHSSADVDALHTALIRGAYEYQGQKCSAASRAYVPRSLWEGGLRDRLAATAESLTYGDVTDFGNFGGAVIDARAFDRHTAALELISGDDACRVLAGGTADDSVGWFVRPTLFECTDAAHETFTTEYFGPILGVHVFDDGRFDDVVGQAESIAPYALTGAIFATDRRVVEAVAEKMRYAAGNFYINDKPTGAVVGQQPFGGARASGTNDKAGSWHNLVRWMSPRTIKETFVPPTDHTYPHMS